From the Achromobacter xylosoxidans A8 genome, the window GCCAGCGCCGTTGATGCCCGCGCCGACGATCACCGTCGAAAAATGACGGCCCGCCAACGAGGCCGGACGCGCGAAGGTCGGTGTGTGCGGGGTCATCGGGCCGGTCCCGCCAGATGGCCGAAGGCGGGAGCCATGCTGTCCACCAAACCATGGAAGCTGGCGTAGAAATCGGCATGCGCCTGTGTCTCGGCGGCTAGCGGTTCGACCGTTTCGGATGGGGCCGGCAGCAAGTCGTCGCCGCCGGGGTTTTGCGATAGCGCGGCATACAAGGCGGCGCCACGCGCGCCGGTTTCGTCGTCGCCGCAGCGTTCCACGGCATGGCCCAGAAAGCCCGCCAGCAGACGCGCCAAGCGCAAGTCCCGAGCGCCGCCGCCCAGGGCGGCGACCCTGCCCGGCACGCCCAGCCCGAGCGCCGCCAAGCGTTTCAGATGCCACGCGTGCAACGCCACCACGGCGTCAATCACGGCGCGCGCCATATGCGCGCGGGTGTGATGCCCTTGCAGGCCGACGTAGCCCGCGCAGGCTCCCGCCGGCCAGCTGCCGCCGTTGATGAAGGGCAGAAAGCGCAGGCCGTCGGCGCCCAGGGGCACGCCCATCGCGCATTCCACCGCCGCGGCCGCGTCCGGGAACTGCAAGGTGCGCGCCAGCCAGGCCACGTTCGCCATCGACGACGGGCTGTTTTCCAGATAGAGCCTGCGGCCCGGATCGCCGAAGCTGACGATGGCGCCGACCTCCGGTTTCGGCTCGCGAATTGGCGCCACCACGGCATTCACGCACCAGGTGCCGAGCACGGCCACGGCATGGCCCTGGCGCTCCGCGTTCACCGCCTTCAGTGAGGCGAGCAGATCGATCGCGCCCAGTGCCACGGGCAGGCCGGCGGGCAAGCCGAAGGTGGCCGCCTGGGCCGGCCGCAGCCGGCCGATCACCGTGCCGCTGGGCGCGATGGGCGCCAGCGCCGTGGCCGCCAGGCCAGACAGGCCGGCGGCCTCGAAAGCCATCGTGGACCAAGCCCCGGCCTTGAGCGACAGCAGGCCCGCGGTGCTGGCGTCGCTGGCGTCCGTGGCGATCTCGCCGGTCAACAGGAACCCCAGATAGTCCTTGGCGAACAGCAGGTGGCGGATGCGAGAGAGCTGTCCGGCGTCCGCGCCGAAGAGCTCCGCGGCGATCAGCGACGACTGTCCCGCCCACGGCCGGCATCCCACTTCGTCATACAGCGCATTCCCCATGCTGCGGTCCAGCGCCCGGGCGCGGGCGGCGGCGCGCTGGTCGGTCGATGCCACCGCGCGGCCCTCCAGCAATTGGCCGCTCGCATCCAGCGCATACAAGCCTGCGCCATGGCCCGTGCAGCAGAGCGCGCGCACGTCCGCCACACGCCTGCCCAGTTGCGCTGCCACGCCTTGCAAGGCCAGCGCCAGCGCCGCCTCGATGGCGTCCGCGGACAGCTCGCAACCGCCTTGCGCCAACTGCCGGTAGGGCAGCGCGCCGCCCGATGCGGCCAGCGTGGCGCCGCTCCCGGCCTCGAAGGCGACCGCCTTCAGGCCCGTGGAGCCCATGTCTATGCCTAGGTAGATGTCTGTTTTCATGTCATAACATTGTCTACAGAAATTTCACGCAGGATAGCAGTGTTTCCCCTAGTAATCTAAAAATTTGCCGTGCAATATAGTTCGTCGATGTCATAACAACGATTCGACCCGGACAGGTTGAACTACAGGCACCGAGGGCTCCAGGGTTCTTGGATCTTTGCGAAAAAAAGGAGCGGAACATGAGACGAGATTTCTTGAAGACCGTAGCGGCGGCGGGCGCCAGCCTGGCGGGAGCCAACGTCTTTGCGCAGAACACTCCGCAAGCCCCCGGGCTGCGCGGCAACGCGAACGACGTCTACGTGATGAACGTGATGGTGTCCGGGGTGGAGTACTGGTTCCCTGTCTACGAAATGATGAAGCAGCTGGGCCATTCGCTCGGCGTGCGCACCCGCTATTCGGGCACGCCCGAATATGACGTCAACAAGCAGCTGGCCTCGTTCGAGCAGGAACTGGCGCGCAAGCCGGCCGGCATCCTGCTGCACCCCATGAATCCCGACCCCTTCATCGAACCCATCAACCGCGCCGCGGCCATGGGCATCCCGGTGGTGACCTTCGCGGCCGACTCTCCGAATTCCAAGCGCGTGTCCTTTGTCACGTCCGACAATGACCGCGAAGGCGCGCAGGCGGCCGATGCCATCGCGGCCGCGCTCAACGGCAAGGGCGAATACGCGGTGCTGGAAAATCCCGGCCAGGACAACCATGACCGCCGCGTCGCCGCCTTCATCAACCGCATGAAGACCCAGCATCCCGGAATGAAGCTGGTGGGCCGCGCGGCCAGCAACCAGGACCCGAACAAGGCCTACCAGGCCACGCTGAGCCTGGCCCAGGCCAACCCCGGCCTGGGCGCCCTGTTCATGCCCGAAGCCAATTCGGCGCTGGGCGCGGCACAGGCATCGATCGAAACCAAGAAGAACATCAAGGTCTTGTGCTGCGACGTGAACGCCAAGATCCTGGACATGATCAAGTCCGGCGAGGTCTTTGGCTCCGTCAACCCGAACCAGGGCGTGCAGGGCTACATGGGGATGATGCTGCTGTTCCTGGCCCGCAACCAGCAACTGATCGACCCGATGAACGACGCCAAGCGCAACGGCACCAACCCGATGGCGGTGCCGTTCCTGGACAACGGCCTGTCCATCGTCAGCAAGGCGAACGCCGACGACTTTTATTGGGACAAGTACCTGGCGCGTCGTGGCACCAAGGGCATCAACGAATGAACGCGACCGCAGCGCTGCTGGAACTGCAGGGCATCAGCAAGCAGTTCG encodes:
- a CDS encoding substrate-binding domain-containing protein, giving the protein MRRDFLKTVAAAGASLAGANVFAQNTPQAPGLRGNANDVYVMNVMVSGVEYWFPVYEMMKQLGHSLGVRTRYSGTPEYDVNKQLASFEQELARKPAGILLHPMNPDPFIEPINRAAAMGIPVVTFAADSPNSKRVSFVTSDNDREGAQAADAIAAALNGKGEYAVLENPGQDNHDRRVAAFINRMKTQHPGMKLVGRAASNQDPNKAYQATLSLAQANPGLGALFMPEANSALGAAQASIETKKNIKVLCCDVNAKILDMIKSGEVFGSVNPNQGVQGYMGMMLLFLARNQQLIDPMNDAKRNGTNPMAVPFLDNGLSIVSKANADDFYWDKYLARRGTKGINE
- a CDS encoding FGGY family carbohydrate kinase, which gives rise to MKTDIYLGIDMGSTGLKAVAFEAGSGATLAASGGALPYRQLAQGGCELSADAIEAALALALQGVAAQLGRRVADVRALCCTGHGAGLYALDASGQLLEGRAVASTDQRAAARARALDRSMGNALYDEVGCRPWAGQSSLIAAELFGADAGQLSRIRHLLFAKDYLGFLLTGEIATDASDASTAGLLSLKAGAWSTMAFEAAGLSGLAATALAPIAPSGTVIGRLRPAQAATFGLPAGLPVALGAIDLLASLKAVNAERQGHAVAVLGTWCVNAVVAPIREPKPEVGAIVSFGDPGRRLYLENSPSSMANVAWLARTLQFPDAAAAVECAMGVPLGADGLRFLPFINGGSWPAGACAGYVGLQGHHTRAHMARAVIDAVVALHAWHLKRLAALGLGVPGRVAALGGGARDLRLARLLAGFLGHAVERCGDDETGARGAALYAALSQNPGGDDLLPAPSETVEPLAAETQAHADFYASFHGLVDSMAPAFGHLAGPAR